The following nucleotide sequence is from Cercospora beticola chromosome 2, complete sequence.
TTCGAGACCAACGCCGCAGGAAACCTGGTCGCGGTCGGTCTGCAGAACGATCAAGCTGTTGCGATTCTGAGGCGTGATGTTGTCACTGGATTGATTGGGGAGCCAATTGCGAGAATTGAGATTGGTGGCAATGTGACTACCGTGGTCTGGGATGAAGCACCACGCAGTGGTGTCGCAGGCGTCACTGGTTTGGCTGGATATTAGGAGTTTCTCGTACACAAGCAGCACGTCTACGGCCTTTTCGAAGCGGGAATAGACCCGCACCTCGAAATCAGATAGTCGCAGATGTGAAAGCTGGATATCAAAGAAAAATCTTTCACCACATCTTTTCCTTCAGTACTGCAGCCTCGTGCTATTTGTCCGATGTACCACTACCACTCCAAATCCTCCGCCGTCTCCTGCTCGACAACTTCTTCCTCCAACGCCTCCAGCACACTCCCCACCCCTCTCCTTGCAACCCTCAACTGCGTATCCGCTTTCACTCTCGAATAAAACACCGGACAATCCCGACTATCacacttcacctcctcaTCAAACGCCAACCCCGCACAACTCCTACAAACATCATGCATAGCCTTCGCCTTCATCTCCGTAGCTTGTAATTTTCTCCTCAACACAAGTAACGTCGTAGAAGTCTGAACATGTCTGCAATTGTCGCAAAGCGGAAGTTGAATCTCTTCTTCATGCTCAAATTGATTCTGACCAGGCGGAGAAAGTTTCGTCCGACAAATCAGACACAACGAAGAACCCATATACGATTCCATCGTTTTTCGAGCATTCTTCGTCATATCTTTCGCTGCTCCTCCTTCCAAAGGTtccacaacaccaccaagTTGTCGAATTCGTTGCACTTTCGGTACTTCATCCCACCAGCTCCGGACATTAGCGCCAACGAGATTGAAAATCCGTTCAAGCGGTGGTATGAGGTTTTTGTTGATGTAGTATTCTGCATCGAGTTCGGCGTTCTCATCGCGGATGAGCTGTTCGGGTTCTACGCATCGTTCCCAGAGTCGAGCCCCTGGAGCCCCAGCAATGACAACGTAAGGGACTCGTTCACCGTATTGAGGTTCTTGCCGAGGGTCTTTGAGCATCCTGCGAGTAGCAATCAGAGCACCCGGCGGAGGAGGGCCTTTGTCCGCGTATGTCCCCAATTTGACTTCTTTCGCGAAACAGAAATCTTGTACTGAGAAGCGACCAGTTAGGATTTTGGTGCATTGCGCTTGGAAATAGGATTTGACTTGGCTGAGATCTGATGTGCGGAAGAGGAGTTTCAGGGCTTTTTCTTCGATTTTTTGTTCGGCGGGTGTGCCATCGCGGCGAACAGTTTCGATGCCTTTTGCGTCAAAGTCGGGTTCTTTTTGCGAGGGGCTTTCGTATTTGAATCCGACGTAGCGTTTCTTTGCGAGGAGGACGCATGGGTGGTAGACTTTTTCGAATTTGAGCTTGACGGGTCTTGGGTTCATGTCGGTTACTGCTTTTGCGATTTCGTCGCCGATGCGGAAAGCGTCGTCTTTGGTGCGGCCTTTGAGGTAGACGAATAGGGAGTCCGTGTCGCCATATACTACTTCCGCTCCCCAGCGTTCCACGGAATGGATCAGAGCAATGGCTTTCTCGAGTGTTTCGCGTCCTGTCTGCACGATGCTGTCGGCAATCTCAGAGCATGGCATACGACCCGAAAAGCTGGCCGAAGTGTAGCCATAAGTGACGTTCGCAATCAGCTTGAGTGCAAGTTGTCTGTTGTTAAGGAGCTGCTGCAGTGTCTTGTCGTCCTTGTCGACTTTCATGCCACTCTTGACCATGACCCTGGTCTCCAAAATTTCGCCCAACATCTTTGCGAGTAGCGACTTGCGCATCTCGGGCTTGACGTACATCATGCCATTAGGCGCAATGTTCAGCTTGTCCTTGGTCAACTCGAGAAGGCCTGGATGGCGCTTGAAATCCGCGAACCCCATCTTGTTGGTTCCACGCCAATTGGTGATGCGGCCGAGACAAGTCGAATAGCAGTAGTTATACGCTATCATGACGCTCGGATACAGACTTTGAAAGTCTAGCACAAGAAGAGGGCTGTTGTAGAATGCCGACTGGGGCTCCATGACCAGCGGTAGACACTCAAGCGCATTCTGAGCACCGACCTGTTTTCTGCTTGGTGAGACCAGGACGAACGACTCTGGCTTCGCAATTCGGAACATCAGCGATTCGACCTTGAATTGTGAGCCACGGCTGAACACAGAGAAGAAATCCACGCCCAATAATCGTGCTTGCTCAGACGTCCGCGGAATAAGCTCGTTCGCATCCAATATCTCCAGATCCAGCCTGGTTCGGGTGATAAGATGATCAAGAACCTTGGCGAAGTCTCTTGGCTTGTCGCTCTTGTACCAACGAGTCAACGTTGAATACGAGTAATGAGGTATGCGTctgtggagaagatggaagacAACGTTCTCCATAGTGTATTGCAACAGGTTCAGCTCAGACCGCATGGCACGCCAGATGTTGATCGTGTGTCTGCCTGTGATGCTTACTGTCGATGTATGGGTGAAGCCCCATCTGTCAGCGTCCTTGCCAAATCGTCCCTTGGAATGTGACTTCATGCGTGAGAACTCATCGGGCAGATTGAACTCGTACTGCAGTCGAGCACGCTCAATCAGGTAACCCCAGCTGTTGTTGTGGACTTCATATCCAGTCAAAATGTCAATGTCGTACTCGCGAACAATGTCAACCATTCTGTTGATCAGGTCAAGTTCATTGTCCTCGCTGTCAATTTGGACGTCGTTGCCCAATGCCTTGCGAATCTTTCCAGGCAAATCGTCGTTGTCCTGTTCAAGGACCAGAATGCCGAGTTTGGTTTCATCGTCCATCTGCTCGTCAGCGATGCACCAGACAATCATGTTGACTTCGTCTATTTCCGGGTCTGGCGCGAGATCGCCTCGATTATTGACGTGCACTTCCAGGCTCATAATACTCATGTAGCCAGTTTCATGCTGCACACTAGTGCTCGCCTTTTTCTGCGAGTACTTGAAGCCGTGCCTGTTTCGCTGGGTTGGTCCTTCAATTTGTGAGAGCTCGCGGGGCGCCCGATTCTTGCGCTTCAGCTGTGAAGCTACAGGAGGAccatcgaagtcgaggaCTTGAAGATCGTCAGGCTCTGGAGGCGACTCCGTCCGGAGCCATACCTCGACCTCTGCACAAGATGGCGCAGGTTTCATGATCTCCCAAACCTTGTGAGAGCATTGCCACATTCGACGATTCAGCGAGAATTCGGCATCAACCTTGCTCAACCGCTCAGGTTGCCCGATCGAGCCGTGCTTGTCAAACGATGGGAGATATGGCAATGTCGTGCTTTTTAGTCGAAATTCCTGACCAGCATATTCTCGGACGCGCTCAGGGACATCCTTTTCGTTGCTGTAATAAGCATCCTGATATATCACAGATGGCTCGATGGTTGCCACAACTTCCTCGTGAGTAGGAGGCAGAGCCGCAAACACTCGAGCATGACACCCAGCAGTGACTTCGAAAGCTCTGGCGTAAGCATGGGCTGCGTTGGCGGATATCGTGGCGATTGCCTTCCTTGGCGACGCCATGGAAGTCATGGACCTCGATGCCCCGGAATGGACCGACGATATCAGTGCTTCCTTCTGGCTCGCACGTGAAGCTCGGTGCGGCAAATGAGCCAGGTCGTCACGTTGGCTCAGACGTTGCGCAGTTGCCGGATCATGCGGATGCTTTGCAGTCGGAAAGGAGATCTTATCTCCTTGCGAAGACTGGAAAGATCGCTGTGACAATGGAGGCTGTGTAGCAGGAGCCAGTCCAGCGCCATCATCCACTGCATTTGCGACAGCTTTCTGTACCTGAGCAGCGGGTGGTGCATCGAACCCATCGCCGCCGGGCCTGGAGGAAGCTCCATCAATGTACGTCGTAGGTTTGACATCCTTGATGCGGAAGTGTCGCCGCTCCGCACGTGGAGACGTATGTTGTGAATCGAGCCTCGCTTTCTTGAAGGGTAGCTGGCTGCTCGCCGGTGCAGGACGCTTCAGCAAAGACTCGCACGTGTCGTCAACTGTACTCCGCGGCACCGTCGCCCCTTCCAGGCGCTCCGCATTCGCCTCGAGCTGAGGAGACTCGTCATCCACCTTGGACTCGCCCATAGTTGCCAGACTCGCGTCTTTCAGCTTTTGCTTTTGTGTCAGCGCGAGTAGCTTtgcctcttcctcatcgctcaAGTATCCCTCGTCATCAGCCACTTGTGCGATGCTGTTCTCGTCAATCAATGGAGCCTGTTCGGCTGGACGCTGCGTGCTCACAAATTCGTGAAAGCTCATCTCGTATGGCTCTTGTTGACGTGACTTTGCTTCGCGTGCGAGAGTGGCCCATTTTTGTTCCAGTGTGCTATGAAACAATTCCGAGACACTGTCCAATACTGTTGGCACGCTGTCGTCGTGGTCCTTGTTCTGGTTTCCGAACGTCTCGAACGATAGTGGCGCACCACCTCGCtgcctcttctcctgctcagcAAGCTCGTTGATGGCTTGACGGAATTCTTCCTCATGAATCCATCCACCTTTACTGTCGTTCCGCGGATCTGCAGACATGCTGACGAGTACTTCTGGCGGAAATGGAGACGAAGTTGGATCAGTCATGCCCATGCGCAGCTTCCTCCTTCGGGTCTCGTCCTTCCAGAGTCCTGCCATAGAGTGCACCAGCTTTTCCTCTGGCGGCAAGTTCTCCAGAGAAGCGAGTCGTTCGATGAAAGAATGATGAAGCGGCCTTGGCTCAATAGAGTGCCGATTGAGTATGTCTTCTACTCGTATGTCAAGCTCCAATTGACAGTGACTTTGTCGCGGGAACCGCTCTGCATCCAGGATATCGTTCGCATCGATCGATCGGTCATGCCAGAGATGTGCCAGGTCGTCAAGCTCCTCCCACACTGGCACCGGAGATCGGAACTTCGCTTTGGCAATTTCGATGTACGCGCACCCGTACAAGTTGAAGTCGCACATCCACTGCAGAAGATATTGCAAATGCGCTTCATGAGGTTGGAAATGTTGTCTCAAGATGGCAccttgctgcagcagatctGCGAATCGAGTCATGTGCAGAGGGTTGAGGAGATAGATCTTGAGGTAGTACTTGTACCCAACGTTGTATCCGAAGAATGGCACTCCTTTGACCAAGCTGATGTGGGCCACAAACGTAGCATTTCGTGGGTTGTCATACGGATTTCGACGATACGACAGACACATTGCGTGGTCTATGGAATGACGCAACGTAGACATGTACTGACTGACATGGCTGTCCTCGAGTGACTCTGTGTATGGTACGTAGAGGTAAGGAAAGGCTCCATGGATATGAACGCAAGCCTTTTGACCCGTCTCTGTCGAGCCCCAGACTCGGATGACTGGTACATCGGGCAGCTGTACGCGTTGTGTTGCAGACAGGGAACGTGGGCCCCAGATGGGCGTATCCATGGTGTTTGGAGCATATTGGGCGTGGTCTACGCAATTCAGACGAATGCGGAAGACGTCCTTTCTATCCATGGTCGCTGATGGACGGGTGTGCTGTCATCGTCGGGGCGGTGCTGCGATAGGCATCACAGGATGCGCCGACAAGTTGGTCAAACGAATGTAGACGCGGAACAGTGAAGTTCTGTCGCCACAGACGCGACGTGCGAGTGTTGTTTGGAGGATGACGCGCCTGGCGCGGGCGGCGCGCGGGCCGGAGCGCTTTCCTTCTTTGTTTCGCGTCCATTCTTGTCTTCACCTCCTGCCATCACAACTCTATTTCATTTCCTCCCCAAATCACATTTCTGATTGCGCGGAGCGGTGTCGGCGTAGGTGCTGCAGACGTCCGCCAGCGGTGCGCGCGTGCTACCCCGGCTTGCGCTGCAGCTAACTAACTAGGCACCGTGCATCCGGGAGCGACGAAAGAGGCATCCCGGTTAGCACCGGAGGAATTGCCTCACCTCACATCGCGGGGCCTTCGACAACACGCTGCAAATGATGCCGCTCTGCACCTCCCGTGTGCAGCTCGCACCCATCCTGCCACGCACTCTCCCCTCTCCTGTGCCACCACACTGACTACGATGCCGAGTACATGCACGCGCATCTTGCCGCAAAGTCGAGCATCTTGGGTCATCTCACGCTGCCGTTCGTGGTGCCCACGTGTGCCTGAGCGGCGTAGGATCAGGATACACGTTTTGCCCGAATCGAACGCGGCTGGAAGCGCCTTTAAACGCACTCCAGACCAGCAACCCGCTGCCTCTTCGCCGCCGAGAATGTCGCCGATCAGCCCGTCACCGTCGCATCCTTTGCTGCACGCAGGCCTCCATCTGATGAATTGTTGCATAATACCCCGCGAGCACTATTGACTATTTCCAAGCCATATGCCCTTTGATCCATGTCCACGAGCCGATGACCTGCAGCGGATCCGCCGTCGAGCTGTGTAGAGCTTCCACCTCCCCTGCAGAATTGACACCTTTTTGTGCCGCCAGACGCAGGTTCATGCGCGACGCCATCACTGTTCACCACAACGCCCAATTGCTGCGTGGTGAATGGAGGTGAATGAGCAGGTCCAAGGCTTTGCACATGCCTGCCAATGGTCCGAGCACTCGCGCTTGTGATCGCAGAGCCGTGCCTCCCTCGGCGCTATAAAATATCCCAAGTCTCGCCCCTCTCCGACCACTCGAACACCGAGCACCACTGGAGCACTGTGCACCCTTCTGCCAACACTTCTTCAacctcgcc
It contains:
- a CDS encoding uncharacterized protein (antiSMASH:Cluster_6~BUSCO:EOG092602FH), producing MDRKDVFRIRLNCVDHAQYAPNTMDTPIWGPRSLSATQRVQLPDVPVIRVWGSTETGQKACVHIHGAFPYLYVPYTESLEDSHVSQYMSTLRHSIDHAMCLSYRRNPYDNPRNATFVAHISLVKGVPFFGYNVGYKYYLKIYLLNPLHMTRFADLLQQGAILRQHFQPHEAHLQYLLQWMCDFNLYGCAYIEIAKAKFRSPVPVWEELDDLAHLWHDRSIDANDILDAERFPRQSHCQLELDIRVEDILNRHSIEPRPLHHSFIERLASLENLPPEEKLVHSMAGLWKDETRRRKLRMGMTDPTSSPFPPEVLVSMSADPRNDSKGGWIHEEEFRQAINELAEQEKRQRGGAPLSFETFGNQNKDHDDSVPTVLDSVSELFHSTLEQKWATLAREAKSRQQEPYEMSFHEFVSTQRPAEQAPLIDENSIAQVADDEGYLSDEEEAKLLALTQKQKLKDASLATMGESKVDDESPQLEANAERLEGATVPRSTVDDTCESLLKRPAPASSQLPFKKARLDSQHTSPRAERRHFRIKDVKPTTYIDGASSRPGGDGFDAPPAAQVQKAVANAVDDGAGLAPATQPPLSQRSFQSSQGDKISFPTAKHPHDPATAQRLSQRDDLAHLPHRASRASQKEALISSVHSGASRSMTSMASPRKAIATISANAAHAYARAFEVTAGCHARVFAALPPTHEEVVATIEPSVIYQDAYYSNEKDVPERVREYAGQEFRLKSTTLPYLPSFDKHGSIGQPERLSKVDAEFSLNRRMWQCSHKVWEIMKPAPSCAEVEVWLRTESPPEPDDLQVLDFDGPPVASQLKRKNRAPRELSQIEGPTQRNRHGFKYSQKKASTSVQHETGYMSIMSLEVHVNNRGDLAPDPEIDEVNMIVWCIADEQMDDETKLGILVLEQDNDDLPGKIRKALGNDVQIDSEDNELDLINRMVDIVREYDIDILTGYEVHNNSWGYLIERARLQYEFNLPDEFSRMKSHSKGRFGKDADRWGFTHTSTVSITGRHTINIWRAMRSELNLLQYTMENVVFHLLHRRIPHYSYSTLTRWYKSDKPRDFAKVLDHLITRTRLDLEILDANELIPRTSEQARLLGVDFFSVFSRGSQFKVESLMFRIAKPESFVLVSPSRKQVGAQNALECLPLVMEPQSAFYNSPLLVLDFQSLYPSVMIAYNYCYSTCLGRITNWRGTNKMGFADFKRHPGLLELTKDKLNIAPNGMMYVKPEMRKSLLAKMLGEILETRVMVKSGMKVDKDDKTLQQLLNNRQLALKLIANVTYGYTSASFSGRMPCSEIADSIVQTGRETLEKAIALIHSVERWGAEVVYGDTDSLFVYLKGRTKDDAFRIGDEIAKAVTDMNPRPVKLKFEKVYHPCVLLAKKRYVGFKYESPSQKEPDFDAKGIETVRRDGTPAEQKIEEKALKLLFRTSDLSQVKSYFQAQCTKILTGRFSVQDFCFAKEVKLGTYADKGPPPPGALIATRRMLKDPRQEPQYGERVPYVVIAGAPGARLWERCVEPEQLIRDENAELDAEYYINKNLIPPLERIFNLVGANVRSWWDEVPKVQRIRQLGGVVEPLEGGAAKDMTKNARKTMESYMGSSLCLICRTKLSPPGQNQFEHEEEIQLPLCDNCRHVQTSTTLLVLRRKLQATEMKAKAMHDVCRSCAGLAFDEEVKCDSRDCPVFYSRVKADTQLRVARRGVGSVLEALEEEVVEQETAEDLEW